One genomic segment of Ignavibacteriota bacterium includes these proteins:
- a CDS encoding glucosyl transferase: MKKKYLPILLLPVVFALIFISFSCDTTEPNKAILELQLEDASCTEVWLTLKTNNLQIPANINLFVNEKNKRTIRLNEVDTVLYVDSLLPNQTYNIYTTVEKQLGLSNKIQVTTLDTTSHNITWQTFLFGEHSSSVLYDVAVIDENNIWAVGEIYLNDSLNSPDPKFYNLIRWNGKEWKPERIYFNNSQQQSFLAPMKAVFAFDSNNVTIGLDQIIKWNGKKYQSIEIPKTVFNSWINKLWGASNNDIYAVGNSGLIAHYNGYWEKTEYSTTLPFQDIWGSKKIKENDSKVLCVASDKYEGHGPEVYEIKNNLIVPQMLEGLPWSISSVWFKNELKTYIVGDGIYIQNPYSANKTWKNVNNNISSYYMHTIRGNDVNDIFIGGAGGEIVHFNGVTWKTYKNDGVPNFYGNYLSLSVKENLVCFVGNYIDDKVKAIITIGRR, from the coding sequence ATGAAAAAGAAATATCTTCCCATCCTATTATTGCCAGTAGTATTTGCCTTAATATTTATTTCCTTTAGTTGCGATACAACCGAACCGAATAAAGCAATTCTTGAACTGCAGCTTGAAGATGCAAGCTGTACAGAAGTCTGGCTTACCCTTAAAACAAATAATTTACAAATACCAGCAAATATAAATCTGTTTGTTAATGAAAAGAATAAGAGAACAATAAGATTAAATGAAGTTGATACAGTATTATATGTAGATTCATTACTGCCAAACCAAACGTATAATATTTATACAACAGTTGAAAAGCAATTGGGTTTAAGTAACAAAATACAAGTAACAACATTAGATACAACAAGCCATAATATTACATGGCAAACATTTTTATTTGGAGAACATTCTAGTAGTGTTCTTTATGATGTCGCAGTTATTGATGAAAACAACATTTGGGCTGTGGGTGAAATTTACTTAAATGATTCGCTAAATAGTCCGGATCCAAAATTCTATAACTTGATTAGATGGAATGGGAAAGAATGGAAGCCTGAAAGAATTTATTTTAATAATAGTCAACAGCAATCCTTTTTAGCTCCAATGAAAGCGGTTTTCGCTTTTGATTCAAATAATGTGACGATTGGTTTAGATCAAATAATTAAATGGAATGGAAAAAAATATCAATCAATTGAAATACCAAAGACAGTTTTTAATAGCTGGATCAATAAACTCTGGGGAGCATCAAATAATGATATATATGCAGTGGGAAATAGTGGTTTGATTGCACATTATAATGGCTATTGGGAGAAAACGGAATATAGTACTACACTGCCTTTTCAAGATATATGGGGAAGTAAAAAGATTAAAGAAAATGATTCTAAAGTTTTATGCGTTGCCTCTGATAAATATGAAGGACACGGACCCGAAGTTTACGAGATTAAGAATAATTTAATTGTACCTCAAATGCTTGAAGGTTTACCTTGGAGCATAAGCTCAGTCTGGTTCAAAAATGAGTTAAAAACCTATATTGTTGGGGATGGTATATATATTCAAAATCCATATTCTGCAAATAAAACATGGAAAAATGTAAATAATAATATTTCTTCTTACTATATGCATACAATAAGAGGTAACGATGTTAATGACATTTTTATTGGAGGTGCCGGAGGAGAAATTGTTCATTTTAATGGTGTTACCTGGAAAACCTATAAAAATGATGGAGTTCCAAATTTTTACGGAAATTATTTATCACTCTCAGTTAAAGAAAATTTAGTCTGTTTTGTAGGAAATTATATTGATGATAAAGTGAAGGCTATTATAACTATAGGACGAAGATAA
- a CDS encoding ABC transporter permease subunit has product MIKLVHIELIKIFKKWRSYIGHFGILFMVSMVQINLYIYGENEVRHITRNLSDLFIISGNILNGNLIGHLILNAFFILFPLTIVLVAGEILAGEGTGGTYRLIITRPVSRLQIIFSKFLAGCIYILSIIVWMIFVSLVISHIVFGNGELIVLSDGINIFAQDDILWRFALSYLHVFFSMLLVFTLSFLFSSLVENAIGPIIATMAILIFFVILSQIPVDFTKYIKPYLFTNYFMDWQKFFNYDFDWFVQIKSLGYLALHSVIFLILTSIIFIRKDILS; this is encoded by the coding sequence CTGATAAAATTAGTGCATATAGAGCTTATTAAAATTTTTAAGAAGTGGCGTTCTTACATTGGTCACTTTGGAATTTTGTTTATGGTTTCAATGGTTCAAATCAATCTTTACATTTATGGCGAAAATGAAGTAAGACATATCACCAGAAATTTGAGTGATTTGTTTATCATCTCCGGAAATATTTTAAATGGAAATTTAATCGGTCATTTAATTCTAAATGCATTTTTTATTTTATTTCCACTTACAATTGTTTTGGTTGCCGGAGAAATTCTTGCCGGAGAAGGAACCGGCGGAACTTACAGATTAATTATTACTCGTCCCGTCTCAAGATTGCAAATTATATTTTCAAAATTTTTAGCCGGATGTATTTATATTTTATCAATTATTGTTTGGATGATTTTTGTCAGTTTAGTTATTAGCCATATTGTATTTGGCAACGGCGAATTAATTGTTCTTTCTGATGGTATAAATATTTTTGCACAAGATGATATTTTATGGAGATTTGCTTTAAGTTATTTGCACGTATTTTTCAGCATGCTTCTTGTTTTTACATTATCATTTTTGTTTTCCTCATTGGTGGAAAACGCAATTGGACCAATAATTGCAACGATGGCAATTTTAATTTTCTTCGTTATTCTTTCGCAAATTCCGGTTGATTTTACTAAATATATTAAACCATATTTATTCACAAATTACTTTATGGATTGGCAAAAATTTTTCAATTATGATTTTGATTGGTTTGTACAAATTAAATCTTTGGGATATCTTGCTTTACATTCTGTAATATTTTTAATTCTAACTTCAATAATTTTTATAAGAAAAGATATTTTATCATGA
- a CDS encoding T9SS type A sorting domain-containing protein — translation MFDINKNFNGQNSNFYSKYYTSSETDIEFETKINKAWSVSGEVSGGFKIPVIGIGTEIKIKSQYGKGFSKKKFTSNTYKVSQNITASSDDYIYATIINYDIWEYPVLTNDEIQGYVLVVEPGQPQRSWFPSKSPQAADYIPNHEVGNILSYNNIAAPTENGSLHQVLKWNTSDQITLDGSPGFQYNWALENETQTIVTASNEVNFKISGEASFDNPFKFTPDVKIKGNYSTKSISTRTNKVKYKKGLDVHLGPIDLGIGETYYSVTPYAYWAKSGALVLDYAVDPRPSGISVPETWWQQKYNEKPDIALILPWRLDPEKGFSITEDKRQQTKDIIFNPEKPKPGDIINIKTRIKNFSLLNTNSIVDAKFYVGDPNNGGTLIESTDGKNFFSTDDFIPARSEEIISFNWQIPNGISTFPRIYVELDPENKIDEIHESNNIGWKVLQLFDATTDIEIEENLPIEFELFQNYPNPFNPSTTIKYSLPNVASSFSSSIKLIVYDLLGREVKILVNEKQKPGNYEIEFDGSNLSSGVYFYRLQAGKFATTKKLILMK, via the coding sequence ATGTTTGATATAAATAAAAATTTTAACGGACAAAATTCAAATTTCTATTCAAAATATTATACTTCAAGCGAAACCGATATTGAATTTGAAACAAAGATAAATAAAGCTTGGTCAGTAAGCGGCGAAGTTTCCGGAGGATTTAAAATTCCTGTTATTGGAATTGGAACGGAAATAAAAATTAAAAGTCAATATGGCAAAGGATTTTCTAAAAAGAAATTTACGTCAAATACATATAAAGTAAGTCAGAATATAACAGCCAGCAGCGATGATTATATTTACGCAACAATAATTAATTACGATATTTGGGAATATCCGGTTTTAACAAATGACGAAATTCAAGGTTATGTTTTAGTTGTAGAACCCGGGCAGCCACAAAGATCGTGGTTCCCGAGCAAAAGTCCGCAAGCTGCTGATTATATTCCTAATCATGAAGTCGGCAATATTTTATCTTATAACAATATTGCGGCACCAACCGAAAACGGAAGTTTACATCAAGTTTTAAAATGGAATACATCAGATCAAATTACATTGGATGGCTCGCCGGGATTTCAATATAATTGGGCATTAGAAAATGAAACTCAAACAATAGTTACAGCTTCAAATGAAGTAAATTTTAAAATTAGTGGAGAAGCAAGCTTTGATAATCCATTTAAATTTACACCTGATGTAAAAATTAAAGGAAATTATTCCACCAAATCAATTTCAACTCGAACAAATAAAGTTAAATATAAAAAAGGTTTAGATGTTCATTTAGGACCAATAGATTTAGGCATAGGAGAAACATATTATTCCGTAACTCCTTATGCCTATTGGGCAAAAAGCGGGGCGCTTGTTTTGGATTATGCAGTTGATCCAAGACCATCTGGAATAAGTGTTCCCGAAACTTGGTGGCAGCAAAAATATAATGAAAAACCGGATATAGCATTAATCTTACCATGGAGATTGGATCCCGAAAAAGGATTTAGTATTACCGAAGATAAACGTCAACAAACGAAAGATATTATATTTAATCCCGAAAAACCTAAACCGGGAGACATAATAAATATTAAAACAAGAATTAAAAATTTTAGTTTGCTAAATACAAATTCAATTGTTGATGCAAAATTTTATGTTGGAGATCCCAATAACGGCGGAACATTAATAGAAAGTACGGATGGAAAAAATTTTTTTTCTACAGATGATTTTATACCGGCAAGAAGTGAAGAAATTATAAGTTTTAATTGGCAAATTCCAAACGGAATTTCAACATTCCCAAGAATTTATGTTGAGTTAGATCCGGAAAATAAAATTGATGAAATTCACGAAAGTAATAATATTGGTTGGAAAGTATTACAATTATTTGATGCAACCACGGATATCGAAATTGAAGAAAATTTACCAATAGAATTTGAATTATTCCAAAACTATCCTAATCCGTTTAATCCAAGTACAACAATTAAATATTCATTACCAAATGTAGCCTCGAGCTTTAGCTCGAGCATAAAATTAATTGTTTACGATTTATTAGGAAGAGAAGTAAAAATATTGGTTAATGAAAAACAAAAACCCGGTAATTACGAAATTGAATTTGATGGAAGTAATCTTTCAAGCGGAGTATATTTTTACAGATTGCAAGCTGGAAAATTTGCAACTACCAAAAAACTTATATTAATGAAGTGA
- the sucC gene encoding ADP-forming succinate--CoA ligase subunit beta, producing the protein MKIHEYQAKEILRKFNVPVPEGKVVFSPEDAVVAAKELVGNIKVVKAQIHAGGRGKGGGVKVAKNLDEVKKYAKEIFGMNLITHQTGPQGKTVKRLLIEQGVNIDKEMYVGITLDRAQSKNVVMVSTEGGVEIEKVAAESPEKILKETIDPAIGMQQYQARKLAFGLGLEGVQFKNAVKFLLALYKAYDSTDASIAEINPLVVTKEGDVIALDAKMNFDDNALFRHKDIMEFRDFDEEEPLEIEASKYDLNYIKLDGNVGCMVNGAGLAMGTMDIIKLAGGEPANFLDVGGGANQETVANGFKIILSDPNVKAILINIFGGIVRCDRVAQGVINAVKEIKVEVPIVIRLEGTNAKEAGVLLANSKLNFEVATTLEDAAKKVTAVLKK; encoded by the coding sequence ATGAAAATTCATGAATATCAAGCAAAGGAAATTTTAAGAAAATTTAACGTTCCGGTTCCGGAAGGAAAAGTAGTTTTTTCTCCCGAAGATGCAGTTGTAGCCGCAAAAGAATTAGTCGGAAATATTAAAGTTGTAAAGGCTCAAATACATGCCGGCGGAAGAGGAAAAGGCGGCGGTGTAAAAGTTGCAAAAAATCTTGATGAAGTAAAAAAATATGCAAAAGAAATTTTCGGAATGAATTTAATTACGCATCAAACCGGACCGCAAGGAAAAACTGTAAAACGTCTTTTAATTGAGCAAGGCGTAAATATTGATAAAGAAATGTATGTGGGAATTACTTTAGATCGTGCTCAATCTAAAAATGTTGTAATGGTTTCTACAGAAGGCGGAGTTGAAATTGAAAAAGTTGCAGCCGAATCTCCGGAAAAAATTCTTAAAGAAACTATTGATCCCGCAATTGGAATGCAACAATATCAAGCGCGTAAATTGGCTTTTGGTTTAGGTTTGGAAGGGGTTCAATTTAAAAACGCAGTAAAATTTTTGTTGGCACTTTACAAAGCTTATGATTCAACAGATGCTTCAATTGCTGAAATAAATCCTTTAGTAGTTACAAAAGAGGGCGATGTTATTGCACTTGATGCAAAAATGAATTTTGATGATAACGCACTTTTCCGACACAAAGATATTATGGAATTTAGAGATTTTGATGAAGAAGAACCGCTTGAAATTGAAGCATCAAAATATGATTTGAATTATATAAAATTAGATGGAAATGTTGGATGTATGGTAAATGGTGCCGGACTTGCAATGGGAACAATGGATATTATAAAATTAGCTGGCGGTGAACCGGCAAACTTTTTGGATGTCGGCGGCGGCGCTAATCAAGAAACTGTAGCAAACGGATTTAAAATTATTTTGAGCGACCCGAATGTTAAAGCAATTTTAATAAATATTTTCGGCGGAATTGTCCGCTGCGATAGAGTTGCTCAAGGTGTAATTAATGCCGTAAAAGAAATTAAAGTTGAAGTGCCAATTGTTATAAGACTTGAAGGAACAAACGCAAAAGAAGCCGGAGTTTTATTGGCAAATTCCAAATTAAATTTTGAAGTTGCCACAACTTTGGAAGATGCTGCAAAGAAAGTTACCGCTGTTCTCAAAAAATAA
- a CDS encoding serine hydrolase yields the protein MFKNKIRISSILLKTILVLTFLVISSCSTKIEKEYNFEVIDMIMESAVIDSVFPGAVLLFGIDQEVLYSKAFGHFTYDKNSSKVQTNSIFDLASVSKVIGTTSAAMILVQNGKLNLDEKVVKYIPQFNNNGKDQITIRNLLLHNSGLSAFKKYYDIYSTADEVINDIMNLSLENPPGEKYVYSDLGMIVLQKVIEKISEKTLDVFLNDNLFTKLEMNQTMYNPSNEIKNNCVPTELDDFYRMRLLQGEVHDERAFMLNGVAGHAGLFSTTEDLSKFIMMYLNHGIYNNEEILDSRLIKDWTTKQSVQSDRGLGWDTKSPEKSSSGNYFSMNSFGHTGYTGTSIWVDKETKLFVILLSNRVHPKRTNTKISDFRPIIHDAIFNSIFRNLEN from the coding sequence ATGTTCAAAAACAAAATTAGAATAAGTTCGATCTTGCTAAAGACTATACTGGTTTTAACTTTCTTAGTAATTTCCTCATGCTCAACAAAAATTGAAAAAGAATATAACTTTGAAGTTATTGACATGATTATGGAATCTGCAGTTATCGATTCCGTTTTTCCCGGCGCTGTACTGTTATTTGGAATTGATCAAGAAGTACTTTACAGCAAAGCATTCGGACATTTTACATATGATAAAAATTCATCTAAAGTTCAAACAAATTCAATATTCGATTTGGCTTCGGTTTCGAAAGTTATTGGAACAACTTCAGCCGCAATGATATTAGTCCAAAATGGCAAATTAAATTTAGATGAAAAGGTTGTGAAATATATTCCTCAATTTAACAATAATGGAAAAGATCAAATTACAATTAGGAATTTATTACTTCACAATTCCGGTTTATCTGCATTCAAAAAATATTATGATATATATTCAACAGCTGATGAAGTTATTAATGATATTATGAATTTAAGTTTAGAAAATCCTCCCGGTGAAAAATATGTTTACAGTGATTTAGGAATGATTGTTTTGCAAAAAGTTATTGAGAAAATTTCCGAAAAAACTCTTGATGTTTTCTTAAACGATAATTTATTTACTAAACTGGAAATGAACCAAACAATGTATAATCCGTCAAATGAAATAAAAAATAATTGCGTTCCAACAGAACTGGATGATTTTTATAGAATGAGATTATTGCAAGGCGAAGTTCACGACGAAAGAGCTTTTATGCTAAACGGAGTTGCGGGTCATGCTGGATTGTTTTCAACAACTGAAGATTTATCGAAATTTATTATGATGTATTTAAATCACGGAATTTATAATAACGAAGAAATTCTTGATTCAAGATTAATTAAAGATTGGACGACAAAACAATCAGTGCAAAGCGATAGAGGTTTGGGTTGGGATACAAAATCTCCGGAAAAATCTTCATCCGGAAATTATTTTTCGATGAATTCATTTGGTCATACTGGATATACCGGAACTTCAATTTGGGTTGATAAAGAAACAAAATTATTTGTTATACTTTTAAGCAATAGAGTTCATCCCAAAAGAACAAATACTAAAATTTCAGATTTCCGACCAATAATTCACGATGCTATTTTTAATTCAATATTTAGAAATTTAGAAAATTAA
- a CDS encoding aminoglycoside 6-adenylyltransferase has product MHKSFVNNVIDKVKNDENVLGLALGGSWITNEIDEFSDLDFVLVTKNKIAPNKELMTNYAQQFGNLLNAFTGEHVGENRLLICLYDNPLLHVDIKFITPDEFYQRVENPIVVWERENILSNIIKNSEPKFPYPNYQWIEDRFWIWIHYVSSKIGRGEFFETLDAINFLRTNVIAQLLQIKNNSLPKGLRKAEKFFTTDDMGKLKLTISDYDKSSLIKSLEQIIFLYQDLRNQIFSQEINLQTQTEIRAMEYFNEIKNRN; this is encoded by the coding sequence ATGCACAAAAGTTTTGTAAATAACGTAATTGATAAAGTTAAAAACGATGAAAATGTTTTGGGATTAGCACTCGGCGGTTCTTGGATCACAAATGAAATTGATGAATTTTCCGATCTCGATTTTGTTTTAGTTACAAAAAATAAAATAGCTCCAAATAAAGAATTGATGACAAATTATGCACAACAATTTGGAAATTTGTTAAATGCTTTTACCGGTGAACATGTTGGAGAAAATCGACTTTTAATTTGTCTTTATGATAATCCGCTTCTGCATGTTGATATAAAATTTATAACTCCCGATGAATTTTATCAAAGAGTTGAAAATCCAATTGTGGTTTGGGAAAGAGAAAATATATTATCTAATATTATCAAAAATTCCGAACCAAAATTTCCTTATCCGAATTATCAATGGATTGAAGACCGCTTCTGGATTTGGATTCATTACGTTTCTTCCAAAATTGGCAGAGGTGAATTTTTTGAAACTTTAGATGCAATTAATTTTCTTCGGACAAATGTTATTGCACAATTATTGCAGATTAAAAACAATAGCTTGCCAAAAGGTTTAAGAAAAGCAGAAAAATTTTTCACTACTGATGATATGGGAAAATTGAAATTAACAATTTCAGATTATGATAAAAGTTCATTAATCAAAAGTTTGGAACAAATAATTTTTTTATATCAAGATTTACGAAATCAAATTTTTTCACAAGAAATAAACTTGCAAACTCAAACTGAAATACGAGCAATGGAATATTTTAACGAAATTAAAAATCGAAATTAA
- a CDS encoding ABC transporter ATP-binding protein: protein MNSEKVIEISNLTKKFKNLTAVNNLNLNVYKGDVFGFLGPNGAGKSTTIRMLLTLIKPTSGNIKIFGKDLAQHRKEILAKVGAIVEKPDFYLYLTAYKNLEILGKMSGISISKKNIMEILELVGLDKRYNSKVKTFSHGMKQRLGIAQTLLHNPELIILDEPTTGLDPQGMKEIRDLIIFLSKEKGKTIFLSSHILREIELIANRMVIINKGKNIIEGDVKELLINDKHEVEINFKSEINIQEILSNSVFSNNNFTILNSQLKINLAEEKIPHLIKFFVENNVEIFSVERKNSLEDYFLKITEEK from the coding sequence ATGAATTCTGAAAAAGTTATAGAAATTTCAAACTTAACGAAAAAGTTTAAAAATCTTACAGCGGTAAATAACCTAAACCTCAATGTTTATAAGGGTGATGTGTTTGGTTTTCTTGGTCCAAACGGCGCCGGAAAAAGTACAACAATCAGAATGCTTCTCACATTAATTAAACCAACTTCTGGTAATATTAAAATTTTTGGGAAAGATTTAGCTCAGCACAGAAAAGAAATTTTAGCAAAAGTCGGTGCAATTGTAGAAAAACCGGATTTTTATTTATACTTAACCGCATATAAAAATTTGGAGATTTTAGGAAAAATGTCCGGTATTAGTATTTCCAAAAAAAATATTATGGAAATTCTTGAGTTAGTAGGTTTAGATAAAAGATACAACAGCAAAGTAAAAACTTTTTCTCACGGAATGAAACAAAGATTGGGAATTGCTCAAACACTTTTGCATAATCCGGAATTAATTATTTTAGATGAACCAACAACCGGACTTGATCCGCAAGGCATGAAGGAAATCCGAGATTTAATAATTTTCTTAAGCAAAGAAAAAGGTAAAACAATTTTTCTTTCTTCGCACATTTTACGCGAGATTGAATTAATTGCAAATAGAATGGTGATTATAAATAAAGGAAAAAATATAATTGAAGGTGATGTAAAAGAACTTTTAATTAATGATAAACATGAAGTTGAAATAAATTTTAAGAGTGAAATTAATATTCAAGAAATTTTATCTAATTCAGTATTTTCAAATAACAATTTCACCATTTTAAATTCACAACTGAAAATAAATCTTGCCGAAGAAAAAATTCCACATTTAATAAAATTTTTTGTTGAAAATAATGTTGAAATATTTTCCGTGGAAAGAAAAAATTCATTAGAAGATTATTTTTTAAAAATTACAGAAGAAAAATAA